From Candidatus Cloacimonadota bacterium, the proteins below share one genomic window:
- a CDS encoding GxxExxY protein: MLHQPLRHYRPGLLESIYEQALYIELESMGLRVQRQVPINVIYKGMDLGMGYRMDLLVEGLVLVEIKSVDMISNVHLKQIQTYLKVTGKPLGLLVNFNSTDLKDSIKRIVSGHVDDI; this comes from the coding sequence ATTTTACACCAACCTTTGAGACACTACCGCCCGGGATTGCTGGAAAGCATTTATGAACAGGCTTTGTATATTGAACTGGAATCCATGGGCTTGAGAGTTCAACGCCAGGTTCCCATCAATGTTATCTATAAAGGCATGGATCTGGGGATGGGTTACAGGATGGATTTGTTGGTTGAAGGCCTTGTCTTGGTTGAGATCAAATCGGTTGATATGATTTCAAATGTTCATCTAAAACAGATTCAGACCTACTTGAAGGTTACAGGCAAACCGTTGGGATTATTGGTTAACTTTAACTCGACTGATCTTAAAGACAGTATCAAGCGCATTGTTAGCGGCCATGTAGATGACATCTGA